The following coding sequences lie in one Peromyscus maniculatus bairdii isolate BWxNUB_F1_BW_parent chromosome 3, HU_Pman_BW_mat_3.1, whole genome shotgun sequence genomic window:
- the LOC102920866 gene encoding hyaluronidase PH-20-like, with translation MGGLRFKHLYWGSFVESGGTFQSVLIIFLLIPCSLTVVDYRAAPILPNETFLWIWNVPTEACIGAFNHSIDLSLFPLIGSPRKTATGQPVTLFYVDRLGLYPHIDTKMVEHHGGIPQLGNLQDHLAKARTDIEHYIPTDSLGLAVIDWEEWRPTWLRNWRPKDIYRNKSIDLVQTNNAGISISDATKRAKEEFEEAGKRFMEETLKLGKSVRPKNLWGYYLFPDCYNNKFQNPNYDGKCPDVEKQRNDDLNWMWRESTGLYPSVYLKRDLKSNRQATLYVRFRVVESIRVSKVRNEKDPVPIFVYIRVVFTDNTTEYLLEEDLVNTIGEIVALGPAGIIVWDAMSLAQRAPGCPILHNYLKTTLNPYIINVTLAAKMCSQTLCEGKGACSRKNESSDVYLHLNPSHLSIELTNNSKYEIRGNPTIGDLEYFYKHFQCSCFTNMNCKENSEIEDIEDVNVCTGDNVCIKAEVVDLASYLLPGKSLLFLIALMHILLHLPEDIFLFLGKMLIGAP, from the exons ATGGGAGGGTTGAGGTTTAAGCACCTCTATTGGGGGAGCTTTGTTGAGTCTGGGGGAACATTCCAGTCAGTGTTAATAATCTTCCTTCTGATTCCATGCTCCTTGACTGTGGTGGATTATAGGGCGGCACCAATTTTGCCAAATGAGACTTTCCTTTGGATCTGGAATGTCCCAACTGAAGCTTGTATTGGAGCATTTAATCACTCAATAGATTTGAGCCTCTTCCCTTTAATCGGAAGTCCCCGAAAAACTGCCACAGGGCAGCCTGTTACACTGTTTTATGTTGATCGACTTGGCCTCTACCCTCACATAGACACAAAAATGGTAGAACATCATGGAGGAATACCTCAGCTGGGGAATTTGCAAGATCATCTGGCCAAAGCTAGGACTGACATTGAGCATTACATCCCAACAGACAGTTTAGGCTTAGCTGTCATTGACTGGGAAGAATGGAGGCCCACCTGGTTGAGAAACTGGAGACCCAAGGATATCTACAGGAATAAGTCTATTGACTTGGTCCAGACAAATAATGCAGGAATTAGTATCTCAGATGCCACCAAGAGAGCCAAAGAGGAATTTGAAGAGGCAGGAAAAAGGTTCATGGAAGAGACTTTAAAACTGGGGAAATCGGTTCGACCAAAAAACTTATGGGGTTATTATCTGTTTCCTGATTGTTATAACAATAAGTTTCAAAACCCAAATTATGATGGGAAATGCCCTGATGtggaaaagcaaagaaatgatGATCTTAACTGGATGTGGAGAGAAAGCACTGGCCTTTATCCATCTGTCTATTTGAAGAGAGACTTGAAGTCGAATCGACAAGCAACACTCTATGTCCGCTTCCGAGTTGTGGAATCTATCAGAGTGTCCAAAGTTCGGAATGAAAAGGATCCTGTCCCGATTTTTGTCTATATTCGTGTTGTTTTTACTGATAACACTACTGAATACCTTCTGGAG GAGGACCTTGTGAATACAATTGGTGAAATTGTTGCTCTGGGTCCCGCTGGGATTATAGTATGGGATGCTATGAGTTTAGCACAACGTGCG CCAGGTTGCCCAATCCTACATAATTACCTCAAGACAACCCTGAATCCATATATAATCAACGTTACCCTAGCAGCCAAAATGTGCAGCCAAACACTTTGTGAGGGAAAAGGTGCGTGTTCAAGGAAAAATGAAAGTTCAGATGTATATCTTCACTTGAACCCAAGTCATTTAAGTATTGAATTAACGAACAATTCAAAGTATGAAATCCGTGGCAACCCCACAATTGGAGACCTGGAGTATTTTTACAAACATTTTCAATGCAGCTGCTTTACCAACATGAACTGTAAGGAAAACTCTGAAATAGAAGACATAGAAGATGTTAATGTGTGCACAGGTGACAATGTTTGTATAAAGGCCGAAGTAGTTGACCTAGCATCCTACCTCCTACCTGGCAAAAGCCTTCTCTTTCTGATAGCACTCATGCACATACTGCTTCATCTGCcagaagatatttttctttttctggggaAGATGCTCATTGGTGCTCCTTAG